The DNA region ACCATTGACGAAACTCGGACATGCTGTGATCTTTTCCTCCGAGATAAGTTGGATGTGTGCACTGGCCGCCTGTATGATATGGGGGGCGAGTGACGGACAGAACTCGTCCGACTATTACGGTCATGAACACGAGCCCTGTACAAGAGCTAACATGTAAAAGCTTTAACTCCTTCCTGTCTAAGCCAGTCGTTCTATTTTCACATCTCTCCTCCCTCCTAAGAGCCATGGCTTTTACTCTCACTTAAGACAGacacaagggcttgttttttttttgcaggacgggttgtacttttgaatgacaccattcatttcactaaaaaaatgtgattaaaaacCCTCCAAGTTTGGAGGTTGAAAGAAGACACAAGTCCTTCAAGTTCAACCTATGAGTACTGCAGTGAAACGGTAAAAAAAgccattctgacattgttttttaggTTTATTTCTTTACAGGTTTTATTGTGCTTTAAAAATTACCTGGCAACAAGAATCAAGTTAGGTCGATTACGTCAGTAGCAAACAAGtatagtttttaaaaatatattttttgtaaaaaaaaaaaaaaaaaaaaagtttgtgtctTTAATTTCTCATCCATAACTTGTTTATTTATTACGTttacatatgatgttttgattgtttttttcttatctttcaattcttttttaaaatttttttttattacacttgTATGGGCTGATTTCTTTTAAATGTTCATATGATTTTTTCAGAtactgcaataccaaatatatttattttctttatttttggattTGTAGAAGGGGCAATTCAAAAATTTAAGTTTTGCCTTATACTTTCTTTCAAtatatagttaggtccatatacactcaccggccactttattaggtacaccatgctagtaacgggttggacccccttttgccttcagaactgcctcaattcttcgtggcatagattcaacaaggtgctggaagcattcctcagagattttggtccatattgacatgatggcatcacacagttgccgcagatttgtcggctgcacatcccaaagatgctccatacaaggcaggatggatccatgctttcatgttgtttacgccaaattctgaccctaccatccgaatgtcgcagcagaaatcgagactcatcagaccaagcaacgtttttccaatcttctactgtccaatttcgatgagcttgtacaaattgtagcctcagtttcctgttcttagctgaaaggagtggtacccggtgtggtcttctgctgctgtagcccatctgcctcaaagttcgacgcactgtgcgttcagagatgctcttaggcctaccttggttgtaacgggtggcgatttgagtcactgttgcctttctatcagctcgaaccagtctgcccattctcctctgacctctggcatcaacaaggcatttccgcccacagaactgccgctcactggattttgtttctttttcggaccattctctgtaaaccctagagatggttgtgcgtgaaaatcccagtagatcagcagtttctgaaatactcagaccagcccttctggcaccaacaaccatgccacgttcaaaggcgctcaaatcacctttcttccccatactgatgctcggtttgaactgcaggagattgtcttgaccatgtctacatgcctaaatgcactgagttgccgccatgtgattggctgattagaaattaagtgttaacaagaagttggacaggtgtacctaataaagtggccggtgagtgtatatttggacagagacaacatttttctaattttggttatagacattaccacaatgaattttaaacaaaacaattcagatgcagttgaagttcagactttcagctttcatttgagggtatccacattaaacttggatgaagggtttaggaatttcagctccttaacatgtgacacactttttaaagggaccaaaagtaattggacagattcaataattttaaataaaatgttcatttttagtacttggttgaaaaccctttgttggcaatgactgccttaagtcttgaactcatggacatcaccagacgctgtgtttcctcctttttgatgctctgccaggccttcactgcggtggttttcagttgctgtttgtttgtgggccttttccgtctgaagtttagtctttaacaagtgaaatgctgctcaattgggttgagatcaggtgactgacttggccattcaagaatattccacttctttgctttaataaactcctgggttgctttagctttatgttttgggtcattgtccatctgtagtgtgaaacgacgaccaatcagtttggctgcatttggctggatctgagcacacagtatggcggctctgaatacctcagaattcatccgtctgcttctgtcctgtgtcacatcatcaataaacactagtgacccagtgccactggcagccatgcatgcccaagccatcacactgcctccgccgtgttttacagatgatgtggtatgctttggatcatgagctgtaccacgccttcgccatacttttctctttccatcattctggtagaggctgatcttggtttcatctgtccaaagaatgttcttccagaactgtgctggcttttttagatgttttttagcaaagtccagtctagcctttttattcttgatgcttatgagtggcttgcaccgtgcagtgaaccctctgtatttactttatggtagatttggatattgatacgccgacctcctggttggctgttgtgaaggggtttctcttcaccatggagattattctgcgatcatcccccactgttgtcttccgtgggcgcccaggtctttttgcattgatgagttcaccagtgctttctttctttctcaggttgtaccaaactgtacattttgccactcctaatattgtagcaatttctcggatgggttttttctgttttcgcagcttaaggatggcttgtttcacctgcatggagagctcctttgaccgcatgtttacttcacagcaaaaccttacaaatgcaaacaccacacctcaaatcaactccaggccttttatctgcttaattgagaatgacataacgaagggactgcccacacctgtccatgacatagccttggagtcaattgtccaattacttttggtccctttaaaaacagggtggcacatgttaaggagctgaaactcctaaacccttcatccaattttaatgtggataccctaaaatgaaagctgaaagtcggaacttcaactgcatctgaattgttttgtttaaaattcattgtggtaatgtctataaccaaaattagacaaatgttgtctctgtccaaatatatatggacctaactgtatgttttttgtttttttttttactttttactcggAATCCCTCTAAAGGACAACTTGCTTACCAGTAGCTGTTGGCGGGGAATACCTTTCCGCAGATCCACGCTTTCCTTGGCAGCATCTTTCAGTAGAGCGGGCATTACGTCCTGCAGGTAATCTACCCAAGAGCTGTAAACAGATAAAGAGAAAATTGTCAGAGAGGAAATTCCGGTGCACCCCTGCTAGTTCGCTCTCCAATAAGCCAGAAACACCGATAATCCAGCAGTGACGTTCATCAACAGAATGTGAAAATTCACAAATCGAAAAAGCAGAACACTGGACAGCTAAGATTAATAAGGACATCTTCTCATAAAACAGGACTGAGCAAACTGCGGCGTGTgggccacatctggccctctggctgttccagtttGGCCCATGGACCGAGACAGCCGAAGGGCTGAAACAGTGGCCCACAATATTTAAGAATCAGTATGACACACATGATTGCATTTTTTTTAGGTCAGGGGTAAATTTATTATCACCAAAGCTCTGGAGAGATTATTGggggtgggaaaaaaaaatactttaccccCTTTCTAATGGGCCAGTTTTCATTTTTGCATGTTCATTTAATCCTATCTTTCTTCcttgggccattattttttttgtaaGACAGTCTGAGGACTTGTTATTTGCGGGAAAAATAGTTGTTTTTAATGAAACCATTGTCTTTACAATATTCAAAAAATGGGGGGAGGGGACAAAatgatttaagtaaaaaaaataaataactgtgCCACAGACTTATCAAAGTCACCGTCCTGCTCACGGAAAACCATATTTACTGACGGAGAAGGGAAGGTCCTTACGTGTTCTGGTAGGTGCTGATGGTCACGTGTGTAGAATGCGGCGAGTTCCCAGGAGTTTCAGCTTCATGAATGGTTCCTCTGGGAAAGTACAGCATGTCACCTTCCTGATAGAAGAGAAACACAACCTGGAATCCGGCACTTTATTCTCGCCCTTCTACTGTGGAAGGACGGAGGGAAACGTTACCTTTAATAGGATGTCATGAGTGGGACTGGTGACCTTGTCTGCGGGGGACACATCATATTCTCTAGCGAGCTGCACGAGAGGCTCATACAGACGCCAGCGCTTCTGTCCCTCTACTTGAAGGATAAAAACCTGCAAGACAGAGATGTTACTCACTAGGTAATGACCTGCTACATGGACCGGAGCTGCTCACTGATAAATGCATTATTAATACTTAAGGCGCCATCATTTTACAaaccaaagaaacaaaaaaacacaaatgttGCCTAAAAAATAAACAAATGGTAGGCTAAGTAGTTTCTGGCACTAAGTAATGAACAGTGGCAGTGACAATGTCCTTAGCAGATCCAGGCCAGATCTGCCGGTGACTAAGGCCCTAGATAGACCATGGTCacgccttcagtatttggtcagtattttacatcagtatttgtaagccaaaatcaggagaggaacaatcaggaaaagtataatagaaacacgtcaccacttctgtatttatcacccactcctggttttggctttgaaatattgatgtaacatactgaccaaatactcaaagtggccttaCAATGGAAGCCaccaaaataaaagtaaaaaaaaaaaaaggaatatgatGATGATTACATGACCCCCAAAAGTCTATTATGACCTTATGGAGGACGCATGTATCAAAGCAAGCAAAATAGCTATTTATTTTAgtattaattttcattttttttaatcttcttagatttttttttttacattagattcaatgtgtacaaaaaaaaattaaaaacaaaacgaTTCAAGTTACCGTAATTCAAAATTAGTTAAAACCCTGCAGAGCTCGAGCTGTTCAATAAACAAAAATATTAGCGTCTTGTGCCTAAAATAGAAAGAAAAGTGTTCAGGGGACCATGAGTATGTACTAGTCACGCAGAAATCTACTGTATCAAGAAAAATGAATGATTTGATTAAATTTATTCTGGGTGAGAAGGCATTACACACGGCTCGCAAATATGTCAAATTACAACAAAACTTAGCAAGCACTAGCCATGTACCTCCACATCATCGTGGTGCGGTGGCAGGCCCTGGGAGCTGGCCGGGGTGATGTACACATTGCACCCAACTAGTGCACCAAAGAAACACTCCAGTTTCTCCATGATCTGCCATAACTTGTCCTGCAGGGAAATAAGATCACCATTAACCAAGTGAAAGAAAACCAGTCACTGTAACACCAACATACAGAAATTCTACTAATAAATTGAAAATTACGCCAATCCCCAATATCAAACTAGACTATGGAACAAAGGCAGATAGAGCTGCCTGGTGGTCTGGACAGAAATGGAAGTTTCTTCTTGGAACCATTGTAAAAAGAAGATAAGTCTCCGTCCTGGACTCCCCTCGCCTCTAAAAGCCAGGACGAAAATTACCGCTCCTGCTGACATGAAGCCCCCTAATAGCGCATAGACAGCCTTTCATCGGCTGCTGTTAGAGTAAATGTCTTTCCTTAAATATTTTCGGCTTTAATAGAAAAAGGGGAATCTATGAGGAGAAAACCTCTTTAGGGCTTGTTCACCTTTGCAGATAATTCTCTTGTGAAACTGATCTGTGGATTTGTAAGCAGAAAATCTGTGTGGTAGCACGGTACCAGCTAAGGAGATATTACGGCATTTAATTTTATCATCAACCATTACATGTTACGGAAATCTGCACATAAACTGAAATACGGTGCAGATTTACAAATATGAAGATTGCaatcattttttttgcattttcatttgcgggttttaagataaaaaaaacaaaaaaaacaaacaaaagtcaaGCGCATATGTAAATGTTCCTGCAGAAACGCTATAGGAAATGAGTGAAACACTGGCAAGTGAAGGCGAGGTTATCTTGTTCTGCAggctacttaacccctttctgccagctgacggaatagtacgtcagctggcagaacccctgctttgaggtgggctccggtggtgagcccacctcaaagccacgacatgtcagctgttttgtacagctgacatgtgcgcgcaatgagcgcgagcagaatcacgatccgcccgcgcccattaactagttaaatgccgctgtcaaacgctgacagcggcatttaactagcgctcccggaagtgctcgcaccgctgacccccgtcacatgatcgagggtcatcgCTGCATtgtcataacaaccagaggtctccttaagacctctatggttgttgatggccgattgctttgagcgccaccctgtggtcggcgttcaaagcaaccctgcatttctgctacatagaggtgatctgtgcttcacctctatgtagcagaggcgatcgagtcatGCATGCTTCTAGGCTCCtatggatgctattgaagcatgccaaaaaatttaaaaaaaaagtgtttaaaaatataaaaaaaataaaaaatatataaaagttcaaatcacccccctttcaccacaatcaaaataaaacaataaaaaaaaaaatcaaacctacacatatttggtattgccgagttcagaatcgcccgatctatcaataaaaacaaaggattaacctgaccgctaaatggtgtagtgagaaaaaaattcaaaacgccaaaattacgtttttttggttgcagcgacattgcattaaaatgcaataacgagcgatcaaaagaacgtatctgaaccaacatggtatcactaaaaacaccagctcggcacgcaaaaaataagccctcacctgaccccagatcacgaaaattggagacgctatgggtatcggaaaatggcgcaatttttttttttttattttttagcaaactttggaatttttttttaccacttggataaaagagaacctagacatgtttggtgtctatgaactcgacatgacctggagaatcatagtggctggtcagttttagcatttagtgaatctagcaaaaaagccaaacaaaaaacaagtgtgagattgcactttttttgcaatttcatcgcacctggaatttttttcctgttttctgttacacggcatggtaaaaccaatggtatcgttcaaaagtacatctcgtcccgcaaaaaataagccctcacatggccatattgatggaaaaataaaaaagttatggctctgggaaggagaggagcaaaaaaagaaaacgaaaaaagctccgggggtgaaggggttaatgctgaaTCATGGAGGATTAGCCCCAGTAAAGGCTTCGGCTCTCGCAGTCACATACAGATTTGCAATTTATATTAAAGGAAAAGTCAGTGCAGAATGACTGTACAAACTAAGCACAGGTGCGTGGCGCTTCATTATGGGGGCCAAGCATTTATACACACCTTCCCACCTGTTTGTTTTCTCTCAatttcctcctccttcttctttcaTTGACAGCTCAgccttcatagagccagagaagggtggagatagatagAAAACAAgccggtgggaaggtgtatataaaggtTTAGCTGTGCCATGATGCACCCAGCGTCGGGACATGATTTAAaccgtcattctgtgctgacagagtccctttaacgtgGACGTAATGTGAATATGCCCTTTATGATTCTGCCTCTTACATTAAACCTCTGAGGTTGGTGAAACTGGATTGTTGCTCTGGATGTCCTGAAGTCTTTTAATATCTCCAGGTAACTGGCTTTTCCACGTCTTGGTAACAAAACCTTTTTTCCGTTTTTGCACTTGCACATGTTCACGTCTCGTCCGTAGTAGATGCCTTTTCCACTCGCCAGTTTTAGGTCAGTCATGGGGAACAGGGACTGGTAGTAGCTCTGCACGGCAGGGTCGCTCCGCTGGATCAGTAAAGGCTTCTTCTCCCAGTAAGAAGTGAAGAACTCATCACTTGTCATTGGGGCAATAAAGCTTTCAAAAAGACTCTGCGGTGAGGTGAAGTCCAGGGGTGGTTCGCTGGGATGAGGTAACTTGCTGGGTGTAGGACAGTCATCTTCTGATTCAACCCGCTTGGCTCTTCGTGGCATATTCTGCTTGAGCATCAAAATTAGGTTAGATTAGGTTCATAAAAATGTAATCTCTGAAAACTGTACAGTAACCGAGGGTATAGATAGACACAAGAGACCACCAACTGCACAGTAAGTCAGAGGTTTAGACACACTGAACCGCCGACTGTATAATAACCTGAAGGTATAGACACAGGTGGCTGAAGACTATACAGCAAGCCGAGAAGTATAGACATGGGAGGCCGCAGACTATAAAGTAAGCCAAGGGTATACATACAAGTGTACAGTAAGTTGGGGGCATATACAAAGTGACCACCAAATATTCAGTAAGCCAGGGGTATAGACACAGGTGGCCGCAGTCTTTAGAAAGTCGAGGTTATAGACTCAGGCTGACTATATAGCAGAaactgtaaataaaattttaatatatatatatatatatatatatatatatatatatatatatatatatatatatatatatatatatatacgtgcgtatatatatatatatatatatatatatatatatatatatatatatatatatatatatatatataaaaattttatTTACAGTTCCTGCCATATAGTCAGCCTGAGTCTATAACCTCGACTTTCTAAAGACTGCGGCCAGGTGTCTATACCTGTGTTTATAATCTTAGCTTTTTGCAGACTGCGGCCACCTGCgtctatacatatatacatatatatatatatatatatatatatatatatacacaaaaggtTGCCAGCTTTATAGCATGTGTATATCTCAACATACTATGTAAAGCCAGCTGTCATACTATATACTCTGTCTTATCGCTGTACAGCCAGTAATCTCATATAGCACAGGAGCCAGGGGTCTGTAATAGTGTGTGCTTGTGTATCGTGTATATATCACCAgtagctgtacactgtacctcctgccgtCACTGCCCTCTGTATTAGTGTGTCCTGGGTATATATAactggtggctgtacactgtaccccctgctgtattagtgtgtgcggtgtatatataaccggtgactgtacactgtacctcctgctgtattagtgtgcggtgtatatataaccggtgactgtacactgtacctcctgctgtattagtgtgtgcggtgtatatataaccggtgactgtacctcctgctgtattagtgtgcggtgtatatataaccggtggctgtacactgtacctcctgctgtattagtgtgtgcggtgtatatataaccggtgactgtacactgtacctcctgctgtattagtgtgtgcggtgtatatataaccggtggatatacactgtacctcctgctgtattagtgtgcggtgtatatataaccggtgactgtacactgtacctcctgctgtattagtgtgcggtgtatatataaccggtggctgtacactgtacctcctgctgtattagtgtgcggtgtatatataaccggtggctgtacactgtacctcctgctgtattagtgtgtgcggtgtacatataaccggtggctgtacactgtacctcctgctgtattagtgtgtgcggtgtatatataaccggtgactgtacactgtacctcctgctgtatcagtgtgtgcggtgtatatataaccggtgactgtacactgtacctcctgctgtattagtgtgtgcggtgtatatataaccggtgactgtacactgtacctcctgctgtatcagtgtgtgcggtgtatatataaccggtgactgtacactgtacctcctgctgtattagtgtgcggtgtatatataaccggtggctgtacactgtacctcctgctgtattagtgtgtgcggtgtatatataaccggtgactgtacactgtacctcctgctgtattagtgtgtgcggtgtatatataaccggtgactgtacactgtacctcctgctgtattagtgtgtgcggtgtatatataaccggtgactgtacactgtacctcctgctgtattagtgtgtgcggtgtacatataaccggtggctgtacactgtacctcctgctgtattagtgtgtgcggtgtatatataaccggtgactgtacactgtacctcctgctgtattagtgtgcggtgtatatataaccggtggctgtacactgtacctcctgctgtattagtgtgtgcggtgtatatataacctgtggctgtacactgtacctcctgctgtattagtgtgtgcggtgtatatataacctgtggctgtacactgtacctcctgctgtattagtgtgtgcggtgtatatataaccggtagctgtacactgtacatcctgctgtattagtgtgtgcggtgtatatataaccggtgactgtacactgtacctcctgctgtattagtgtgtgaggtgtatatataacctgtgactgtacactgtacctcctgctgtattagtgtgtgcggtgtatatataaccggtgactgtacactgtacctcctactgtattagtgtgtgcggtatatatataaccggtgactgtacactgtacctcctgctgtattagtgtgcggtgtatatataaccggtgactgtacactgtacctcctgctgtattagtgtgcggtgtatatataaccggtgactgcacactgtacctcctgctgtattagtgtgtacggtgtatatataaccggtgactgtacactgtacctcctgctgtattagtgtgtgcggtgtatatataaccggtggctgcacactgtacctcctgctgtattagtgtgtgcggtgtatatataaccggtgactgtacactgtacctcctgctgtatcagtgtgtgcggtgtatatataaccggtgactgtacactgtacctcctgctgtattagtgtgtgcggtgtatatataaccggtggctgcacactgtacctcctgctgtattagtgtgcggtgtatatataaccggtggctgtacactgtacctcctgctgtattagtgtgtgcggtgtatatataaccggtgactgtacactgtacctcctgctgtattagtgtgtgcggtgtatatataaccagtGACTGTACATTGTACCTCCTGctatattagtgtgtgcggtgtatatataaccggtgactgcacactgtacctcctgctgtattagtgtgtgcggtgtatatataaccggtgactgtacactgtacctcctgctgtattagcgtgcggtgtatatataaccggtagctgtacactgtacctcctgctgtattagtgtgtgcggtgtatatataaccggtgactgtacactgtacctcctgctgtattagtgtgtgcggtgtatatataaccggtgactgtacactgtacctcctgctgtattagtgtgtgcggtgtatatataaccggtgactgtacactgtacctcctgctgtattagtgtgtgcggtgtatatataaccggtggctgtacactgtacctcctgctgtattagtgtgtgcggtgtatatataaccggtggctgcacactgtacctcctgctgtattagtgtgcggtgtatatataaccggtggctgtacactgtacctcctgctgtattagtgtgtgcagtttatatataaccggtgactgtacactgtacctcctgctgtattagtgtgtgcggtgtatatataaccagtGACTGTACATTGTACCTCCTGctatattagtgtgtgcggtgtatatataaccggtggctgtactctgtacctcctgctgtattagtgtgtgcggtgtatatataaccggtgactgtacactgtacctcctgctgtattagtgtgtgcggtgtatatataaccggtgactgtacactgtacctcctgctgtattagtgtgtgcggtgtatatataaccggtgactgtacactgtacctcctgctgtattagtgtgcggtgtatatataaccggtgactgtacactgtacctcctgctgtatcagtgtgtgcggtgtatatataaccggtgactgtacactgtacctcctgctgtattagtgtgtgcggtgtatatataaccggtgactgtacactgtacctcctgctgtattagtgtgtgcggtgtatatataaccggtgactgtacactgtacctcctgctgtattagtgtgcggtgtatatataaccggtgactgtacactgtacctcctgctgtatcagtgtgtgcggtgtagatataaccggtgactgtacactgtacctcctgctgtattagtgtgtgcggtgtatatataaccggtgactgtacactgtacctcctgctgtattagtgtgtgcggtgtagatataaccggtgactgtacactgtacctcctgctgtattagtgtgtgcggtgtatatataaccggtgactgtacactgtacctcctgctgtattagtgtgtgcggtgtatatataaccggtgactgtacactgtacctcctgctgtattagtgtgtgcggtgtagata from Ranitomeya variabilis isolate aRanVar5 chromosome 3, aRanVar5.hap1, whole genome shotgun sequence includes:
- the RIOX2 gene encoding ribosomal oxygenase 2 — encoded protein: MPRRAKRVESEDDCPTPSKLPHPSEPPLDFTSPQSLFESFIAPMTSDEFFTSYWEKKPLLIQRSDPAVQSYYQSLFPMTDLKLASGKGIYYGRDVNMCKCKNGKKVLLPRRGKASYLEILKDFRTSRATIQFHQPQRFNDKLWQIMEKLECFFGALVGCNVYITPASSQGLPPHHDDVEVFILQVEGQKRWRLYEPLVQLAREYDVSPADKVTSPTHDILLKEGDMLYFPRGTIHEAETPGNSPHSTHVTISTYQNTSWVDYLQDVMPALLKDAAKESVDLRKGIPRQQLLCLDPSRAGGTLSTLLCDIGKKIEGKCQLRSCEMLRDFMGNRLPPYLDVDSSNQEKSDAAPPKLNSTIRLQHKDYAAITHVPEAPEPSKELMIYVFHALNNKRKTHMVSDTEESPPARGLRFPLSYMDALKALWEEKPVCVKDLPLENDCDKENLAISLWSEGLLETFPA